A single genomic interval of Oryza sativa Japonica Group chromosome 7, ASM3414082v1 harbors:
- the LOC4344368 gene encoding COBRA-like protein 7, with protein MAVFIIANNPLARYAVLFAAAVFLVAAAQAQPTTPPPPPPPEMDCNGILLTYNLDRRDKIRPFVAAPEADAQPYSFRATATVLNSGTRALRSWTLRLTFHHREILVQLDGAVLTSGADLPYNTTADNATSFSGYPQTDLLTPIATAGDLTKIQATLNLVGTLFAGPPPYVPLPSALSLADPSYTCPPAINVSTSTLSTCCILTPEAAANASAGDLDAGRATSYLPRGAGDLVITYDVLQAHETTYLAQVTLENDALLGRLDGWELSWEWLRGEFISSMRGAYPRQVGATDCVYGAQGAFYKGLDFSKVLNCDRKPAVLDLPPSRRGDEDIGGIDHCCRNGTMLPKSVDAAQSKSAFQMEVYKMPPDLNRTKLYAPANFRVSGASPLNPEYACGQPVRVTPTELPDPSGLASTTLALATWQVVCNMTAAPPSKPPSCCVTFSAFYNESVIPCRTCACGCPASPAAACSTTAPSMLLPPYALLMPFERRGREAVWWAGEKRLGVPRPMPCGDSCGVSINWHVATDYAGGWSARATLFNWEGADVAEWFLAVAMEKQAYDGFEQAFTFNATAMGNGTTMILMKGREGFQYLKRESNMSGVDYPVAGKQQSVLLFTKKRSGGGIDVVGGDGFPTRVLFNGHECAMPQRIPSSAHRRCLVLLWTTLLVFMSSILLVLSLL; from the coding sequence ATGGCCGTGTTCATCATCGCCAATAATCCTTTGGCGCGCTATGCCGTCTTGTTTGCTGCTGCTGTCTTTCTTGTCGCCGCCGCGCAGGCACAGCCTAccacgcccccgccgccgccgccgccggagatggaCTGCAACGGTATACTCCTCACCTACAACCTCGATCGCCGTGACAAGATCAGGCCATTCGTCGCCGCACCCGAAGCCGACGCCCAGCCCTACTCCttccgcgccaccgccaccgtcctcAACTCCGGCACCCGCGCTCTCCGCTCCTGGACGCTGCGCCTCACCTTCCACCACCGCGAAATCCTCGTCCAACTCGATGGCGCCGTGCTCACCTCCGGCGCCGACCTGCCCTACAACACCACGGCAGACAACGCCACCTCCTTCTCCGGCTACCCGCAGACGGACCTCCTCACCCCgatcgccaccgccggcgacctcaCCAAGATACAGGCCACGCTCAACCTGGTCGGCACGCTGTTCGCGGGGCCACCGCCGTACGTCCCGCTCCCTTCCGCGCTCTCGCTCGCCGACCCGTCCTACACCTGCCCGCCGGCCATCAACGTCTCCACGTCGACCCTCTCAACCTGCTGCATCCTCACGCCGGAGGCCGCGGCGAACGCGAGCGCCGGCGACTTGGACGCGGGCAGGGCGACGTCGTACCTCCCGCGCGGCGCGGGCGACCTGGTGATCACCTACGACGTGCTCCAGGCGCACGAGACCACGTACCTGGCGCAGGTGACCCTGGAGAACGACGCGCTGCTGGGCCGCCTCGACGGCTGGGAGCTGTCGTGGGAGTGGCTCCGCGGCGAGTTCATCAGCTCCATGCGAGGAGCCTACCCGCGCCAGGTCGGCGCCACCGACTGCGTCTACGGCGCGCAGGGAGCCTTCTACAAGGGCCTCGACTTCTCCAAGGTGCTCAACTGCGACCGCAAGCCGGCCGTTCTTGAcctgccgccgtcgcgccgcggcGACGAGGACATCGGAGGGATCGACCACTGCTGCCGGAACGGCACCATGCTGCCCAAGTCCGTGGACGCGGCGCAGTCCAAGTCGGCGTTCCAGATGGAGGTGTACAAGATGCCGCCTGACCTCAACCGGACCAAGCTGTACGCTCCGGCCAACTTCAGGGTGTCCGGCGCGTCGCCGCTGAATCCGGAGTACGCGTGCGGGCAGCCGGTGCGGGTGACCCCAACGGAGCTCCCTGACCCGAGCGGGCTCGCGTCGACGACGCTGGCGCTGGCGACATGGCAGGTGGTGTGCAAcatgacggcggcgccgccgtccaagCCGCCCAGCTGCTGCGTGACCTTCTCCGCGTTCTACAACGAGTCGGTGATCCCTTGCAGAACCTGCGCGTGCGGCTGCCCGGCGAGCCCCGCGGCGGCCTGCAGCACGACGGCGCCGTCGATGCTCCTGCCGCCGTACGCGCTGCTGATGCCGTTCGAGAggcgggggagggaggcggtgtGGTGGGCCGGCGAGAAGCGGCTGGGGGTGCCGAGGCCGATGCCCTGCGGCGACAGCTGCGGCGTGAGCATCAACTGGCACGTGGCGACGGACTACGCCGGCGGGTGGAGCGCGCGGGCGACGCTGTTCAACTGGGAGGGCGCGGACGTGGCGGAGTGGTTCTTGGCGGTGGCGATGGAGAAGCAGGCGTACGACGGGTTCGAGCAGGCGTTCACGTTCAACGCCACGGCGATGGGGAACGGCACCACCATGATCTTGATGAAGGGGAGGGAAGGGTTCCAGTACCTCAAGAGGGAGAGCAACATGAGCGGCGTCGACTACCCCGTGGCCGGGAAGCAGCAGTCGGTGCTGCTGTTCACCAAaaagaggagcggcggcggcatcgacgtggtcggcggcgacgggttCCCGACGAGGGTGTTGTTCAACGGGCACGAGTGCGCCATGCCGCAGAGGATTCCGAGCAGTGCCCATCGTCGTTGTCTTGTCCTATTGTGGACTACTCTTCTTGTATTCATGTCGTCCATTCTACTGGTGTTGTCGCTGCTGTAA
- the LOC4344369 gene encoding probable pectinesterase/pectinesterase inhibitor 21, with amino-acid sequence MSKGAIIGASTVLVVAVVAAVCVVSFKNGGGGKEDGELSTSVKSVKAFCQPTDYQQTCEEELGKAAGNGASSPTDLAKAMFAVTSEKISKAISESSTLEELKNDKRTSGALQNCKELLEYAVDDLKTSFEKLGGFEMTNFHKAVDDLRTWLSAALTYQGTCLDGFLNTTTDAADKMKSALNSSQELTEDILAVVDQFSATLGSLNIGRRRLLADDGMPVWMSEGGRRQLLEAAGPEAGPVEFKPDVTVAADGSGDVKTIGEAVAKVPPKNKERYTIYVKAGTYNEYVSVGRPATNVNMIGDGIGKTIITGNKNFKMNLTTKDTATMEAIGNGFFMRGITVENTAGPENHQAVALRAQSDMAVFYQCEFDGYQDTLYPHAQRQFFRDCTVSGTIDFIFGNSQVVLQNCLLQPRKPMDNQVNIITAQGRREKRSAGGTVIHNCTVAPHPDLEKFTDKVKTYLARPWKEYSRTIFVQNEIGAVVDPVGWLEWNGNFALDTLYYAEVDNHGPGADMSKRAKWKGVQSLTYQDVQKEFTVEAFIQGQEFIPKFGVPYIPGLLPQTQQGRMH; translated from the exons ATGAGCAAAGGTGCTATCATCGGCGCTTCCACCgtgctggtggtggcggtggtggcagcCGTGTGCGTGGTGTCGTtcaagaacggcggcggcggcaaggaggaTGGCGAGCTGTCCACGTCGGTGAAGTCGGTGAAGGCCTTCTGCCAGCCGACGGACTACCAGCAGACGTGCGAGGAGGAGCTGGGGAAGGCCGCCGGCAATGGCGCCAGCTCGCCGACGGACCTGGCCAAGGCCATGTTCGCCGTGACGTCGGAGAAGATCTCCAAGGCCATCAGCGAGTCGTCGACGCTGGAGGAGCTCAAGAACGACAAGCGCACGTCGGGCGCCCTGCAGAACTGCAAGGAGCTGCTGGAGTATGCCGTGGACGACCTCAAGACGTCGTTCGAGAAGCTCGGGGGGTTCGAGATGACCAACTTCCACAAGGCCGTGGACGACCTCCGCACCTGGCTCAGCGCCGCCCTCACCTACCAGGGCACCTGCCTCGACGGCTTCCTCAACAccaccaccgacgccgccgacaaGATGAAAAGCGCCCTCAACAGCTCGCAGGAGCTCACGGAGGacatcctcgccgtcgtcgaccagTTCTCCGCCACGCTCGGCAGCCTCAacatcggccgccgccgcctgctcgcCGACGACGGCATGCCGGTGTGGATGTCGGAGGGCGGGAGGCGGCAGCTGCTGGAGGCGGCGGGGCCCGAGGCCGGGCCCGTGGAGTTCAAGCCGGacgtgacggtggcggcggacgggagcggcgacgTGAAGACGatcggcgaggcggtggcgaaggTGCCCCCGAAGAACAAGGAGCGGTACACCATCTACGTGAAGGCCGGGACGTACAATGAGTACGTGTCGGtggggcggccggcgacgaacgTGAACATGATAGGCGACGGCATCGGGAAGACCATCATCACGGGGAACAAGAACTTCAAGATGAACCTGACGACCAAGGACACGGCGACGATGGAGGCGATCGGGAACGGCTTCTTCATGAGGGGGATCACGGTGGAGAACACGGCGGGGCCGGAGAACCACCAGGCGGTGGCTCTCCGCGCGCAGAGCGACATGGCGGTGTTCTACCAGTGCGAGTTCGACGGGTACCAGGACACGCTGTACCCGCACGCGCAGCGCCAGTTCTTCCGCGACTGCACAGTGTCGGGGACAATCGACTTCATATTCGGGAACTCGCAG GTTGTTCTTCAGAACTGCTTGCTCCAGCCTCGTAAGCCGATGGACAACCAGGTGAACATCATAACGGCGCAggggcggcgggagaagaggtcGGCGGGAGGGACGGTGATCCACAACTGCACGGTGGCGCCGCACCCGGACCTGGAGAAGTTCACGGACAAGGTGAAGACGTACCTGGCGCGGCCGTGGAAGGAGTACTCGCGGACCATCTTCGTGCAGAACGAGATCGGGGCGGTGGTGGATCCGGTGGGGTGGCTGGAGTGGAACGGCAACTTCGCCCTGGACACCCTCTACTACGCGGAGGTTGACAACCATGGCCCCGGCGCCGACATGAGCAAGCGCGCCAAGTGGAAGGGCGTCCAGTCCCTCACCTACCAGGACGTCCAGAAGGAGTTCACCGTGGAGGCCTTCATCCAGGGCCAGGAGTTCATCCCCAAGTTCGGCGTCCCTTACATCCCCGGCCTTCTCCCCCAGACGCAGCAGGGCAGGATGCACTAA